From the genome of Hathewaya histolytica, one region includes:
- a CDS encoding adenylosuccinate synthase: MAAFIVLGAQWGDEGKGKMTDYLAEEAGVVVRFQGGNNAGHTVIVGDKEYKLHLIPSGILYEDKLNILGNGVVIDPEALFTEIDYLKELGVDVTPERLAISDRAQVIMPYHKVLDGLKEKWRGKNDIGTTGKGIGPCYTDKAERSGIRICDLLHKEVLREKLEDNLALKNKIIVDVLNGEEIDFEETYNKYLEFGEKIRPYVRETSVEIYNSIKANKNVLFEGAQGMLLDIDYGTYPYVTSSNTMAGGVCTGTGIGPTMITNAVGIGKAYTTRVGKGPFPTELNDEMGEHIRQVGHEFGVTTGRARRCGWLDLVILKTTARVSGLTSFAITKMDTLAGIEKVKVCVGYELDGKVIDYFPASLEDLAKCKPVYEEFDGWDESIAEARSYEELPENAKIYLKNIEKFTDTKISIVSVGPKRNQTIRVCDL, encoded by the coding sequence ATGGCAGCTTTTATAGTACTTGGAGCTCAATGGGGTGACGAAGGAAAAGGAAAAATGACTGACTATTTAGCAGAAGAAGCAGGGGTTGTTGTAAGATTTCAAGGTGGAAATAATGCTGGGCACACAGTAATAGTTGGAGATAAGGAATACAAACTTCATTTAATTCCATCAGGAATATTATATGAGGATAAACTTAATATATTAGGTAATGGTGTAGTTATAGACCCAGAAGCATTGTTTACAGAAATAGATTACTTGAAAGAACTAGGTGTTGATGTAACACCAGAAAGACTTGCAATAAGTGATAGAGCACAAGTTATAATGCCTTACCACAAAGTTTTAGATGGATTAAAAGAAAAGTGGAGAGGTAAAAATGACATTGGAACTACCGGGAAGGGTATAGGACCATGTTATACAGATAAGGCTGAAAGAAGTGGAATAAGAATATGTGATTTACTTCATAAGGAAGTATTAAGAGAAAAATTAGAGGATAATTTAGCTCTTAAGAATAAAATCATAGTAGATGTATTAAATGGCGAAGAAATTGATTTTGAAGAAACCTATAATAAGTATTTAGAGTTTGGTGAAAAGATAAGACCATATGTTAGAGAAACGTCAGTTGAGATATATAATTCTATAAAGGCTAATAAAAATGTATTATTTGAAGGAGCACAAGGAATGCTTCTTGATATAGATTATGGTACATATCCATATGTAACATCATCAAATACTATGGCTGGTGGAGTATGTACAGGTACAGGTATAGGTCCTACAATGATTACAAATGCTGTAGGAATTGGTAAGGCATATACTACAAGAGTGGGTAAAGGACCATTCCCAACAGAGCTAAATGATGAAATGGGAGAACATATAAGACAGGTAGGTCATGAATTTGGAGTTACTACAGGAAGAGCTAGAAGATGTGGATGGCTTGACCTTGTAATTTTAAAAACTACTGCTAGAGTTTCTGGTCTTACAAGTTTTGCTATAACAAAAATGGATACTTTAGCTGGTATAGAAAAAGTAAAAGTTTGTGTTGGATATGAGTTAGATGGAAAAGTAATTGATTACTTCCCAGCTAGCTTAGAGGATTTAGCTAAGTGTAAACCAGTATATGAAGAGTTTGATGGATGGGATGAAAGCATAGCAGAAGCAAGAAGTTATGAAGAATTACCAGAAAATGCAAAAATTTATTTGAAAAA
- a CDS encoding NAD(P)/FAD-dependent oxidoreductase, with the protein MKYDIIIVGAGASGIFASYELLKINPSLKVLMIEKGNSIEKRNCPIDGEKIKNCIHCNSCNIMNGYGGAGTLSDGKYNITNNFGGDLHKYIGEKQALELMDYVDSVLCSMGGSDARLYSTANSGLKRRAIQHDLHLLDAKVRHLGTDRNVRILTNIYNLLKENMELLFNTEVIDIKKDNNEFNIITKNKEFKSDKLILATGRSGSKWTSNLCNKLNIKTENNRVDIGVRVELPSSVFEHITDEVYESKIVYRTKSHSDLVRTFCMNPHGEVVTENTNGIVTVNGHSYSNPDLHTENTNFALLVSNRFTEPFKDSNEYGESIARLSNMLGGGVLVQRFGDLIKGHRSSEKTMAKSFTRSTLKATPGDLSLVLPKRQMDDIIEMIYALDKIAPGTANEDTLLYGVEVKFYNCKVEVDRNLETNVRGLYVLGDCSGVTHSLSQASASGVYVARRIAK; encoded by the coding sequence GTGAAATATGATATTATTATTGTGGGGGCAGGTGCAAGTGGAATATTCGCATCTTATGAGTTGTTGAAAATAAATCCAAGTTTAAAAGTTTTAATGATTGAAAAAGGAAACAGTATAGAAAAAAGAAATTGTCCGATCGACGGAGAAAAGATAAAAAACTGTATTCATTGTAATAGCTGTAATATTATGAATGGATATGGTGGCGCTGGTACCTTATCTGATGGAAAATATAATATAACTAATAATTTTGGTGGAGATTTACATAAGTATATAGGTGAAAAGCAGGCCTTAGAACTTATGGATTATGTGGATAGTGTTTTGTGCAGTATGGGTGGCAGTGACGCAAGACTGTACTCTACAGCTAATTCAGGACTTAAAAGAAGAGCTATTCAACATGATCTACACCTCTTAGATGCTAAGGTCAGACATTTAGGTACAGATAGAAATGTAAGGATATTAACTAATATATATAACCTTTTAAAAGAAAACATGGAATTGTTATTTAATACAGAAGTAATAGATATAAAAAAAGACAATAATGAGTTTAATATAATTACTAAAAATAAAGAATTTAAATCAGACAAGCTTATTTTAGCTACAGGTCGTTCAGGTTCAAAATGGACATCTAATCTTTGTAATAAATTAAACATAAAGACAGAGAATAACAGAGTTGATATTGGTGTACGTGTAGAACTTCCTTCTAGCGTATTTGAACATATTACAGATGAAGTATACGAAAGCAAAATAGTATATAGGACTAAAAGTCATTCTGACTTAGTAAGAACTTTTTGTATGAATCCTCATGGAGAAGTGGTAACTGAGAATACTAATGGAATAGTTACTGTAAATGGTCATAGTTATTCTAATCCTGATTTGCATACAGAAAACACAAATTTTGCTTTACTAGTATCCAATCGTTTTACAGAACCGTTTAAGGATAGTAATGAATACGGAGAATCTATAGCGAGGCTTAGTAATATGCTAGGGGGTGGGGTTTTAGTTCAAAGGTTTGGAGATCTTATCAAAGGGCACAGAAGTAGCGAAAAAACCATGGCAAAAAGTTTTACAAGATCTACACTAAAGGCTACACCTGGAGATTTAAGCCTTGTTCTACCTAAAAGACAAATGGACGATATTATAGAGATGATATATGCTTTAGACAAGATAGCACCAGGTACAGCTAATGAGGATACACTTTTATATGGAGTTGAAGTTAAGTTCTATAATTGTAAGGTAGAGGTTGATAGAAATCTGGAAACTAATGTAAGAGGGCTTTATGTTCTTGGTGATTGCTCAGGAGTTACACATTCTTTATCACAGGCATCAGCAAGTGGAGTCTATGTTGCAAGACGTATTGCTAAATAG
- the pgsA gene encoding CDP-diacylglycerol--glycerol-3-phosphate 3-phosphatidyltransferase, translating into MNIPNILTIIRLFLIPLFVIVFYSNNSIAYAIFIFVLSGITDVLDGYIARKYNQITKIGIMLDPIADKLMLVTVLLCLSTKKYIPYWVPIVIIIKELTMICGGFLLYNKQDTVVPANPFGKLATFLFHISILILYFNYALGRYLLYASVIATLLAFFTYFINYLKVKEYKNKPR; encoded by the coding sequence GTGAATATACCTAACATCCTAACTATAATCAGATTATTTTTAATTCCTTTATTTGTAATAGTATTTTACTCAAACAATAGCATAGCATATGCAATATTTATTTTTGTGTTATCAGGGATAACAGATGTACTTGATGGATATATTGCCAGGAAATATAACCAAATAACTAAAATAGGTATAATGTTAGATCCTATAGCTGATAAACTTATGTTAGTTACAGTGCTCCTATGTTTAAGCACTAAAAAATATATCCCTTATTGGGTACCTATAGTCATAATTATAAAAGAATTAACTATGATATGTGGTGGTTTCTTACTATATAATAAACAAGACACTGTAGTACCTGCCAATCCATTTGGAAAGCTTGCTACATTCTTATTTCATATATCTATACTTATACTATACTTCAACTATGCACTAGGAAGATATTTATTATATGCATCTGTAATCGCTACATTATTAGCTTTCTTTACATACTTTATAAATTATTTAAAAGTAAAAGAATATAAAAATAAACCCAGATAA
- a CDS encoding DUF3006 domain-containing protein has protein sequence MKGIVDRFEGNYAVVEIAEGKTIDIPKDIIPKDAREGTILNLEINVTIDEKDTSNRKKEIEKLMDDLWK, from the coding sequence ATGAAAGGTATTGTAGATAGATTTGAAGGAAATTATGCAGTAGTTGAAATTGCTGAAGGAAAGACCATAGATATTCCTAAAGATATAATTCCTAAGGATGCAAGAGAAGGTACTATATTAAATTTAGAAATAAATGTAACTATAGATGAGAAAGATACAAGTAATAGAAAAAAAGAAATAGAAAAACTTATGGATGATTTATGGAAATAA
- a CDS encoding 3'-5' exoribonuclease YhaM family protein → MNSKTIGQFQRGDKIQGIFLVKDITCRLTNGTNNKFLDIELMDRTGEINAKLWECRDGKEDTIKANMLVKVTGNVVDWRGKLQFKVDTITPVNEKDTFNAEDFVPVAPNDPKDMFDELLGYKERIKNKDVKKILEYILDEAGDAIMYYPAAKSNHHSIRSGLLYHITTMLKVGEKLCEIYDFINKDLLYAGIIIHDIAKIEEMESNTLGIVDKYSVEGQLLGHIVIGVRKIEVAAEKVGADKEVAMLLQHMVLSHHYEAEYGSPKKPMIPEAELLHHIDVMDARMYDMRKAVSETEEGSFSDRIWSLDNLSVYRSNLKREE, encoded by the coding sequence ATGAATTCGAAGACTATAGGTCAGTTTCAAAGAGGCGATAAAATACAGGGAATATTCTTAGTGAAAGACATAACTTGTAGATTAACAAATGGAACTAATAATAAATTTTTAGATATAGAGTTAATGGATAGGACGGGAGAAATAAACGCAAAGCTTTGGGAATGTAGAGATGGAAAAGAGGATACAATTAAAGCTAATATGCTTGTGAAGGTAACAGGGAACGTAGTAGATTGGAGAGGTAAACTTCAATTTAAGGTGGATACTATAACACCAGTAAATGAAAAGGATACATTTAATGCAGAAGATTTTGTCCCAGTAGCTCCAAATGATCCTAAAGATATGTTTGATGAATTATTAGGATATAAAGAGCGTATAAAAAATAAAGATGTGAAGAAGATACTTGAATATATATTAGATGAAGCTGGAGATGCAATAATGTATTATCCGGCAGCAAAATCAAATCACCATTCTATTCGTTCAGGACTTTTATATCATATAACAACTATGCTTAAAGTTGGAGAAAAATTATGTGAGATATATGATTTTATCAATAAGGACTTACTTTATGCAGGTATTATAATTCATGATATAGCAAAAATAGAGGAAATGGAATCTAATACCCTTGGAATAGTTGATAAATATAGTGTTGAGGGGCAATTACTAGGCCATATAGTTATTGGAGTTAGAAAAATTGAAGTTGCCGCAGAGAAAGTTGGTGCTGACAAAGAAGTTGCTATGTTATTACAACATATGGTTCTATCTCATCATTATGAGGCTGAGTATGGTAGTCCTAAAAAGCCTATGATTCCGGAGGCAGAACTTTTACATCATATAGATGTTATGGATGCTAGAATGTATGATATGCGTAAAGCTGTAAGTGAAACAGAAGAAGGTAGCTTTTCAGATAGAATTTGGTCTTTAGATAATTTAAGTGTTTATAGGAGTAATTTAAAAAGAGAAGAGTAG